A single genomic interval of Spinacia oleracea cultivar Varoflay chromosome 6, BTI_SOV_V1, whole genome shotgun sequence harbors:
- the LOC130463128 gene encoding uncharacterized protein translates to MGTKAGVYNVHCVIRDRVGDISLFFTAVYGLHTIEARRSLWHSLLQVQSSVEAHPWLLSRDFNTLLSDVDRINGGPVIAAEICDFNDFIVSSGLCTLQSIGNYFSWHKGSGVGKTATGIDWCLGNAAWVMKFSGVPVQYLNFSISDHAPLMVTCLPDKPEGGKPFRFLNILADHSHFEYLVKSIWETPIIGSCRFQLWCKLKQVKFKLKALHRVEFAGVSEKISKARELLDTMQQSLITSFTLELHQQEDECIADLRKWLKVYEISLRQKSRIQWLHVGDSNHHYFFSSLKERNGINRISILYDANGDKLVDSDAIQREIISFYKEFLGSAASSLPSVHLPTLRKGPTLSASARRWLVRQITKSQIDQALKSIGDDKAPSLDGLNAVFFKKSWHIIKDDVYKVVKESVISEVVNESQSGFIPGRQIPDNILLATELIKAYTRAHISPRCLLKMDLRKAYDSIEWPFLRSVMIELGFPECFVGWIMSCITTVSYSILINGTPTYPFKEKKGLRQGDPMSPFLFALASGLEANLDKSNIHIGGVTVSERQAIIGGVHISEGQFPFRWVHAYYIKGSPLSTQFPSTIYWPLRKIISSYQLIDDVGGWVAVCKKGQFSIKSMYQALLGEHEKVPRGRIVVTGDLCPLYSKCSESVSHLFFDCEYASGIWQKRNDMVFNQRCRDPKEFMQDIKFRVACRASDSQKQFLLN, encoded by the exons atggggacaaaagcaGGTGTCTACAATGTGCATTGTGTAATTAGGGATAGAGTTGGAGATATCTCTTTATTCTTCACTGCAGTTTATGGGTTACATACCATTGAAGCTAGAAGGAGTTTGTGGCACTCTCTCTTACAGGTTCAGTCTAGTGTGGAAGCTCATCCATGGTTATTGTCAAGGGATTTCAACACTCTATTGTCTGATGTTGATAGAATAAATGGTGGTCCTGTTATAGCTGCTGAAATCTGTGATTTTAATGACTTTATTGTTTCATCTGGTCTATGCACTTTGCAGAGTATAGGCAACTACTTTTCTTGGCACAAAGGGTCTGGTGTGGGGAAAACTGCAACCGGGATTGATTGGTGCTTGGGTAATGCAGCTTGGGTGATGAAGTTCAGTGGTGTGCCTGTGCAGTATTTGAACTTTTCTATTTCTGATCATGCCCCCCTGATGGTTACTTGCTTGCCTGATAAACCTGAAGGGGGTAAACCCTTCAGGTTCTTGAATATTCTTGCTGATCATAGTCACTTTGAATATTTGGTAAAATCTATATGGGAAACTCCTATCATAGGTTCTTGCAGGTTTCAACTCTGGTGTAAACTGAAACAAGTGAAATTTAAGTTGAAAGCTCTTCATAGGGTGGAATTTGCTGGTGTTTCTGAGAAAATCTCTAAAGCTAGGGAATTATTGGATACTATGCAGCAGTCTTTGATTACTTCTTTTACTCTTGAATTACATCAGCAAGAAGATGAGTGTATAGCTGATCTAAGGAAGTGGCTCAAGGTATATGAGATTTCTTTAAGGCAAAAATCCAGGATTCAGTGGCTACATGTGGGGGATTCTAACCATCACTATTTCTTCTCTTCTCTCAAAGAAAGGAATGGGATAAATAGGATCTCAATTCTATATGATGCTAATGGTGACAAGCTAGTTGATTCTGATGCTATTCAGAGGGAAATCATTTCATTCTATAAAGAATTCTTGGGTTCTGCTGCTTCTTCTCTCCCTTCTGTTCATTTGCCCACTTTGAGAAAAGGTCCAACTCTTAGTGCTTCTGCTAGGAGATGGTTGGTTAGACAGATTACTAAGAGTCAGATTGACCAAGCTCTGAAGTCTATAGGGGATGATAAAGCTCCTAGTTTGGATGGGCTAAATGCAGTTTTCTTCAAGAAGTCTTGGCACATCATTAAAGATGATGTTTACAAAGTTGTTAAGGAG TCTGTGATTAGTGAAGTGGTGAATGAGTCTCAATCAGGGTTTATCCCTGGTAGGCAGATCCCAGATAATATATTGCTGGCTACTGAGTTGATTAAAGCCTACACTAGAGCTCATATCTCCCCTAGATGTCTGCTGAAAATGGACTTAAGGAAAGCATATGATTCTATTGAATGGCCCTTTCTGAGGTCTGTAATGATTGAGCTAGGCTTTCCTGAGTGTTTTGTGGGTTGGATTATGTCTTGTATTACTACTGTCTCCTACAGCATTTTGATTAATGGCACACCAACTTATCccttcaaagaaaaaaaaggctTGAGACAAGGTGATCCAATGTCTCCATTCTTGTTTGCTCTAG CCTCTGGGTTAGAGGCTAATCTTGATAAGAGCAATATCCATATAGGTGGTGTCACTGTTTCAGAAAGACAGGCAATTATTGGTGGCGTGCATATCTCTGAAGGCCAATTTCCTTTCAG ATGGGTTCATGCCTATTACATCAAAGGAAGTCCTTTATCTACTCAGTTTCCTTCTACAATCTATTGGCCACTAAGGAAAATTATTTCTTCTTACCAACTTATTGATGATGTTGGTGGATGGGTTGCTGTGTGCAAAAAGGGTCAGTTCTCAATCAAATCTATGTATCAGGCCTTACTCGGGGAACATGAGAAAGTTCCACGGGGAAGGATT GTGGTGACTGGTGATCTATGCCCTTTATACTCTAAGTGTTCTGAGTCTGTCTCACATCTCTTCTTT